From Osmerus mordax isolate fOsmMor3 chromosome 8, fOsmMor3.pri, whole genome shotgun sequence, a single genomic window includes:
- the LOC136947239 gene encoding BTB/POZ domain-containing protein 9-like, which produces MSNSHPLRPLASVSEIDHIHLLSEQLGALVPGEEYSDVTFIVEEKRFPAHRVILAARCHYFRALLYGGMKESQALAEVCLEETRAEAFSMLLHYLYTGRASLSSAREDVLLDFLGLAHRYGLQPLEDSTSEFLRTILHTHNVCLVFDVASLYSLSTLSAACCGYIDRHAPEVLASDAFLTLSKTAVLTVVRRDSFAASEKEIFQALCRWCRHNGEGAATQEVMSAVRLPLMSLTEMLNVVRPSGLLSPDDILDAIKIRSESRDMDLNYRGMLTPEENIATMKYGAQVVKGELKSALLDGDTQNYDLDHGFSRHPIEEDGRAGIQVKLGQPSIINHIRILLWDRDSRSYSYYIEVSMDELDWVRVVDHSKYLCRSWQNLFFTPRVCRYVRIVGTHNTVNKVFHLVAFECMFTNRPFTLEKGLLVPSENVATIAACSSVVEGVSRSRNALLNGDTRNYDWDSGYTCHQLGSGAVVIQLAQPYTVGSLRLLLWDCDERSYSYYIEVSTNQQQWTKVVDRTKVACRSWQTLKFDQQPASFIRIVGTHNTANEVFHCVHFECPAQLDTDVKEGSPGQEAPESGSTQPRPPRPSRSHSLLPSQASSSSPSSPSSSSSQPQH; this is translated from the exons atgagtaaTAGTCACCCGTTGCGTCCACTGGCCTCCGTTTCGGAGATCGATCACATCCACCTGCTGTCAGAGCAGCTTGGGGCGCTGGTGCCAGGTGAAGAATACAGTGATGTCACGTTCATTGTGGAAGAGAAACGGTTCCCAGCCCACCGCGTGATCCTGGCCGCGCGCTGCCACTACTTCAG GGCTCTTCTGTATGGTGGGATGAAGGAGTCCCAGGCGCTGGCAGAGGTGTGTCTGGAGGAGACCCGGGCTGAGGCCTTCTCCATGCTGCTGCACTACCTGTACACAGGCCGAGCCAGCCTCAGCTCCGCCCGCGAGGACGTACTGCTGGACTTCCTGGGCCTGGCGCACCGCTACGGCCTCCAGCCACTAGAGGACTCCACCTCCGAGTTCCTGCGCACCATCCTGCACACGCACAACGTGTGCCTGGTCTTTGATGTGGCCAGTCTGTACTCTCTGAGCACGCTCAGTGCTGCCTGCTGTGGGTATATAGACCGGCACGCCCCCGAAGTCCTGGCGTCAGATGCCTTCCTCACGCTCTCCAAG ACAGCTGTTTTGACCGTGGTGCGGAGGGACTCTTTTGCCGCCAGTGAGAAGGAGATCTTCCAGGCGCTGTGTCGCTGGTGTCGCCACAACGGAGAGGGGGCCGCCacccaggaagtgatgtcagccGTGCGGCTGCCTCTCATGAGCCTGACGGAGATGCTGAACGTGGTGCGCCCCTCCGGCCTGCTCAGCCCCGACGACATTCTGGACGCCATCAAGATCCGCTCAGAGAGCCGGGACATGGACCTCAACTACCGCGGCATGCTCA CCCCGGAGGAGAACATTGCCACCATGAAGTACGGTGCCCAAGTAGTGAAGGGGGAACTGAAGTCTGCCCTGCTGGACGGGGACACCCAGAACTACGACCTGGACCACGGCTTCTCCAGGCACCCCATCGAGGAGGACGGCCGAGCTGGGATCCAGGTGAAGCTAGGGCAGCCCTCCATCATCAACCACATCCGCATCCTGCTGTGGGACCGAGACAGCAG GTCGTACTCCTACTACATTGAAGTGTCTATGGACGAGCTGGACTGGGTGCGCGTGGTGGATCACTCCAAGTACCTGTGTCGCTCTTGGCAGAACCTCTTCTTTACTCCTCGTGTGTGCAG GTATGTGCGCATCGTGGGGACCCACAACACTGTCAACAAGGTCTTCCATCTAGTGGCTTTTGAATGCATGTTCACCAACCGTCCCTTTACCCTTGAAAAGGGTCTTCTAG TGCCCAGTGAGAACGTGGCCACCATTGCAGCCTGCTCTAGCGTGGTGGAGGGCGTGAGCCGCAGCAGAAATGCCCTGCTCAACGGAGACACACGCAACTATGACTGGGACTCAGGTTACACCTGCCACCAGCTGGGCTCTGGGGCTGTAGTCATCCAGCTGGCCCAGCCCTACACTGTAGGctctttgag GCTGCTACTGTGGGACTGTGATGAGCGTTCCTATAGTTACTACATCGAGGTTTCCACCAACCAGCAGCAGTGGACAAAGGTGGTGGATCGCACCAAGGTGGCATGTCG ATCTTGGCAGACTCTCAAGTTCGACCAGCAGCCTGCCTCCTTTATCCGCATTGTGGGAACTCATAACACAGCCAACGAG GTATTTCACTGTGTCCACTTTGAGTGTCCAGCCCAGTTGGACACGGATGTTAAAGAGGGAAGTCCAGGACAGGAGGCTCCAGAGTCCGGCTCCACGCAGCCTCGACCTCCCCGGCCCTCACGCTCCCACAGCCTGCTCCCCTcccaggcctcctcctcctccccctcctctccctcctcctcctcctcacagccaCAGCACTAG
- the LOC136947465 gene encoding protein yippee-like 5 isoform X2: MGRIFLDHIGGTRLFSCASCDTILTNRTELISTRFTGATGRAFLFNKVVNLQYREVQDRLMLTGRHVVRDISCKNCNSKLGWIYEYATEDSQRYKEGRVILERALVRESEGFEEHAPSGISLQPSTPDNCSLVG, translated from the exons ATGGGCCGCATCTTCCTGGATCACATCGGTGGCACCCGGCTCTTCTCCTGTGCCAGCTGTGACACCATCCTGACCAACCGCACGGAGCTCATCTCCACCCGCTTCACCGGCGCTACAGGAAGAGCCTTCCTCTTCAACAAG GTGGTGAACCTGCAGTACAGGGAGGTGCAGGACAGACTGATGCTGACAGGCAGGCACGTGGTGAGAGACATCAGCTGTAAGAACTGCAACAGCAAGCTGGGCTGGATCTACGAGTACGCCACGGAGGACAGCCAGCGCTACAAGGAGGGCCGTGTGATCTTGGAGCGGGCGCTggtgagggagagcgaggggttTGAGGAGCACGCTCCCTCAGGGATCTCCTTACAGCCCAGCACCCCAGATAACTGCTCTCTGGTGGGCTAG
- the LOC136947464 gene encoding AN1-type zinc finger protein 3-like isoform X1 produces MGDTGSERRKPPSLPPRCPCGFWGSSKTMNLCSKCFADIQKKQPDEDCAPKPAPASGSSQSAVFSSESSSISSQSLSSQPSGSDQPPSDDPLPVFSGTQEGVSCTETAQGTLCTPTKRPYDSASGSESEASPEKRARTDEEAGGSEEPCRGPKQKNRRRCFRCQTKLELVQQELGSCRCGYVFCMLHRLPEQHDCLFDHLGRGREEAVLKMVKLERKVGRSCQRIGEECS; encoded by the exons ATGGGGGATACTGGTAGCGAACGTAGAAAACCACCAAGTTTACCACCTCGGTGTCCATGTGGATTTTGGGG GTCAAGTAAAACTATGAACCTCTGCTCCAAGTGCTTTGCTG ATATCCAGAAAAAGCAGCCAGATGAGGACTGTGCCCCTAAGCCCGCCCCGGCCTCTGGGAGTAGCCAATCAGCCGTCTTCAGTAGCGAGAGTAGCAGCATCAGTAGCCAGTCCCTATCGTCTCAGCCCAGTGGCTCCGACCAACCGCCAAGTGATGATCCTCTCCCTGTGTTCTCTGGCACACAGGAGG GTGTGTCGTGCACAGAGACGGCCCAGGGCACGCTGTGCACTCCCACCAAACGTCCTTACGACTCAG CTTCAGGGTCTGAGAGCGAGGCGTCACCGGAGAAGCGGGCCCGGACGGAcgaggaggcgggggggagcGAGGAGCCTTGCAGGGGGCCCAAGCAGAAGAACCGCCGGCGCTGCTTTCGCTGCCAAACCAAACTAGAGCTGGTGCAGCAGGAACTGGGCTCATGTCGCTGTG gctacGTGTTCTGCATGCTGCACAGGCTCCCAGAGCAGCACGACTGTCTGTTCGACCACCTGGGCCGCGGGCGCGAGGAGGCTGTCCTCAAGATGGTGAAGCTGGAGCGCAAGGTGGGCCGCTCCTGCCAGCGCATCGGGGAGGAGTGCTCCTGA
- the LOC136947465 gene encoding protein yippee-like 5 isoform X1, whose product MGCVDTFKWETFFQLRKAASSELILADSSRMGRIFLDHIGGTRLFSCASCDTILTNRTELISTRFTGATGRAFLFNKVVNLQYREVQDRLMLTGRHVVRDISCKNCNSKLGWIYEYATEDSQRYKEGRVILERALVRESEGFEEHAPSGISLQPSTPDNCSLVG is encoded by the exons ATGGGATGTGTTGATACCTTTAAATGGGAAACGTTTTTTCAACTAAGGAAAGCTGCCAGTTCAGAATTGAT CCTGGCAGACAGCAGCAGAATGGGCCGCATCTTCCTGGATCACATCGGTGGCACCCGGCTCTTCTCCTGTGCCAGCTGTGACACCATCCTGACCAACCGCACGGAGCTCATCTCCACCCGCTTCACCGGCGCTACAGGAAGAGCCTTCCTCTTCAACAAG GTGGTGAACCTGCAGTACAGGGAGGTGCAGGACAGACTGATGCTGACAGGCAGGCACGTGGTGAGAGACATCAGCTGTAAGAACTGCAACAGCAAGCTGGGCTGGATCTACGAGTACGCCACGGAGGACAGCCAGCGCTACAAGGAGGGCCGTGTGATCTTGGAGCGGGCGCTggtgagggagagcgaggggttTGAGGAGCACGCTCCCTCAGGGATCTCCTTACAGCCCAGCACCCCAGATAACTGCTCTCTGGTGGGCTAG
- the LOC136947464 gene encoding AN1-type zinc finger protein 3-like isoform X2 → MGDTGSERRKPPSLPPRCPCGFWGSSKTMNLCSKCFADIQKKQPDEDCAPKPAPASGSSQSAVFSSESSSISSQSLSSQPSGSDQPPSDDPLPVFSGTQEGVSCTETAQGTLCTPTKRPYDSGSESEASPEKRARTDEEAGGSEEPCRGPKQKNRRRCFRCQTKLELVQQELGSCRCGYVFCMLHRLPEQHDCLFDHLGRGREEAVLKMVKLERKVGRSCQRIGEECS, encoded by the exons ATGGGGGATACTGGTAGCGAACGTAGAAAACCACCAAGTTTACCACCTCGGTGTCCATGTGGATTTTGGGG GTCAAGTAAAACTATGAACCTCTGCTCCAAGTGCTTTGCTG ATATCCAGAAAAAGCAGCCAGATGAGGACTGTGCCCCTAAGCCCGCCCCGGCCTCTGGGAGTAGCCAATCAGCCGTCTTCAGTAGCGAGAGTAGCAGCATCAGTAGCCAGTCCCTATCGTCTCAGCCCAGTGGCTCCGACCAACCGCCAAGTGATGATCCTCTCCCTGTGTTCTCTGGCACACAGGAGG GTGTGTCGTGCACAGAGACGGCCCAGGGCACGCTGTGCACTCCCACCAAACGTCCTTACGACTCAG GGTCTGAGAGCGAGGCGTCACCGGAGAAGCGGGCCCGGACGGAcgaggaggcgggggggagcGAGGAGCCTTGCAGGGGGCCCAAGCAGAAGAACCGCCGGCGCTGCTTTCGCTGCCAAACCAAACTAGAGCTGGTGCAGCAGGAACTGGGCTCATGTCGCTGTG gctacGTGTTCTGCATGCTGCACAGGCTCCCAGAGCAGCACGACTGTCTGTTCGACCACCTGGGCCGCGGGCGCGAGGAGGCTGTCCTCAAGATGGTGAAGCTGGAGCGCAAGGTGGGCCGCTCCTGCCAGCGCATCGGGGAGGAGTGCTCCTGA